A window of the Rhizobium viscosum genome harbors these coding sequences:
- a CDS encoding ABC transporter ATP-binding protein, with protein sequence MSGEHLLQLENVSKFFPIGGFFSRARMTAVDDVSFALAADRPEIFTIVGESGSGKSTLAKMILGSEAADRGTIRFDGADIGDISSRSAREAFMTRVQPVFQNPFEAFNPLTRIDEYLYATAHRFKGAKSRAEREALADTALQRVGLSIAEVRGRYSHELSGGQLQRIAVARALIPEPKLIVADEPVSMVDASLRMSIVNLFRELRDTLKVSIIYITHDLATAYYIADRVIIMRKGVVVESGDARTVLDNPQHEYSFALKNAVLPPDPREASTIIRQRRQDVGAPVAREIVRA encoded by the coding sequence ATGAGTGGCGAACACCTTCTCCAGCTTGAAAATGTCAGCAAGTTCTTTCCGATCGGTGGTTTCTTCTCACGCGCCAGGATGACGGCAGTCGATGACGTGAGCTTTGCGCTTGCGGCTGACAGGCCAGAGATTTTCACGATCGTAGGCGAATCCGGCTCCGGCAAATCCACGCTCGCCAAGATGATCCTCGGCAGCGAGGCCGCAGATCGCGGCACCATCCGCTTCGACGGCGCCGACATTGGCGATATCAGCAGCCGCAGCGCCCGCGAAGCCTTCATGACCAGGGTTCAGCCGGTTTTCCAGAATCCCTTCGAAGCCTTCAATCCGCTGACGCGCATCGATGAGTATCTATATGCTACGGCGCATCGCTTTAAGGGTGCGAAGAGCCGCGCCGAAAGGGAGGCCTTGGCAGATACGGCGCTGCAGCGGGTCGGCCTCTCCATTGCGGAGGTTCGAGGACGTTATTCGCACGAATTATCCGGTGGCCAGCTCCAGCGCATCGCGGTGGCACGCGCGCTCATTCCGGAACCGAAGCTCATCGTCGCCGACGAGCCGGTTTCCATGGTGGATGCGTCACTGCGCATGTCGATCGTCAATCTCTTTCGCGAATTGCGCGATACGTTGAAGGTATCGATCATCTACATCACTCATGATCTCGCGACCGCCTATTACATAGCTGACCGTGTCATCATCATGCGCAAGGGCGTGGTCGTCGAAAGCGGCGACGCGCGTACCGTGCTGGACAATCCGCAGCACGAATATTCGTTCGCCTTGAAGAATGCCGTGCTGCCGCCCGATCCCCGCGAGGCGTCAACGATCATTCGCCAGCGCCGGCAGGATGTCGGTGCACCTGTGGCCCGTGAGATCGTCCGAGCCTGA
- a CDS encoding ABC transporter permease, producing MKSLLRNRKALIGLAIIAFIVIVAIAAPLLTHYDPAARTGRPHQPPSAEHILGTTRIGQDVFARMIYGARTSLAVGFGAGLLITAVGTALGIISGYRGGKTDEVISFFTNMVLVVPNLPLLLVLAAFIGQASPVVIALILGGTSWAWGARVTRAETLSVKQKDYVKSAEMMGEPQWRIMTFEIFPNVISIVGINFIGSVIFAIITEATLEFLGLGDPRVVSWGTMLYNAQKASALSVGAWWDILTPCFALAFLGIGMSLLNFAVDEIANPRLRTGNHLKRWSLLIRSGEGRL from the coding sequence ATGAAGAGCCTTCTCCGCAATCGCAAGGCGCTGATCGGCCTTGCCATCATCGCCTTCATCGTCATCGTGGCGATCGCAGCACCTCTGCTGACGCATTACGATCCCGCTGCCCGTACGGGCCGGCCGCACCAGCCGCCGTCAGCCGAACATATTCTCGGCACGACACGCATCGGCCAGGATGTCTTTGCCCGGATGATCTATGGCGCGCGCACCTCGCTTGCCGTCGGCTTCGGCGCGGGCCTGCTGATCACAGCCGTCGGCACCGCGCTTGGCATCATATCCGGCTATCGCGGCGGCAAGACGGATGAGGTCATCAGCTTCTTTACGAACATGGTGCTCGTCGTGCCGAACCTGCCGTTGCTGCTCGTTCTCGCAGCCTTCATCGGCCAGGCGAGCCCTGTTGTCATCGCGCTCATCCTTGGCGGCACGTCCTGGGCATGGGGCGCGCGCGTCACCCGCGCCGAAACGCTCTCCGTCAAGCAGAAAGACTATGTCAAATCGGCTGAGATGATGGGCGAGCCGCAATGGCGCATCATGACATTTGAGATCTTCCCCAACGTGATTTCCATTGTCGGCATCAACTTCATCGGCAGCGTCATCTTCGCGATCATCACCGAAGCGACACTGGAATTCCTCGGCCTCGGCGACCCGCGCGTCGTCTCGTGGGGCACCATGCTCTACAATGCGCAGAAGGCCTCCGCGCTTTCGGTCGGCGCCTGGTGGGATATTCTCACGCCCTGCTTTGCGCTCGCCTTCCTCGGCATCGGCATGTCACTGCTGAATTTCGCCGTCGACGAAATCGCTAATCCGCGCTTGCGTACCGGCAATCATCTGAAGCGCTGGTCTCTTCTCATCCGCTCCGGGGAGGGCCGCCTGTGA
- a CDS encoding ABC transporter permease codes for MNGFLIYAGKRFLQFLFVVVTGITLAFLIAHFSPVDPVEQTVSLLTSFGSTDPQSVEILRQSLRELYGTGGPLIDQYFTFWGRVLTGDFGPSLSSFPTPVMTVIGRALPWTVGLLTLATIIAWIIGNLLGALAGYFRNSRLLKLAGIVIMALQPIPTYIIGLSLVILFGFVWPILPISGGAQVNLTPAFNWAFISSVIEHGILPALTLVLVGIGGWFISMRSLVSNIITDDHVVYAELGGVRSSSIFSYYVARNAMLPQVTGLALSLGNVFGGAVIVEFVFNYPGIGKLLISGIYSGDYSLVLGVTTIAIIAVAAAVFVIDIIYPLIDPRVKLG; via the coding sequence ATGAATGGCTTTCTGATCTATGCGGGTAAACGTTTCCTGCAGTTCCTTTTCGTGGTCGTCACGGGCATCACGCTCGCATTCCTGATCGCGCATTTCTCGCCTGTTGATCCGGTGGAGCAGACCGTATCGCTTTTGACGAGTTTCGGCTCGACCGATCCACAATCGGTTGAAATTCTGCGCCAATCGCTGCGGGAGCTTTATGGAACCGGCGGCCCGCTTATCGATCAGTATTTCACATTCTGGGGACGGGTGCTGACCGGCGATTTCGGTCCGTCGCTGTCCTCTTTCCCGACACCGGTCATGACCGTCATCGGACGCGCCTTGCCCTGGACCGTCGGCCTTCTGACGCTTGCTACGATCATTGCATGGATCATCGGCAACCTGCTCGGCGCGCTTGCCGGCTATTTCCGCAACAGCCGGCTGCTCAAGCTCGCCGGCATCGTCATCATGGCTTTGCAGCCGATCCCCACCTACATTATCGGCCTCAGCCTCGTCATTCTCTTTGGTTTCGTCTGGCCGATCCTGCCGATCAGCGGTGGCGCGCAGGTCAATCTTACGCCTGCCTTCAACTGGGCCTTCATCAGTTCGGTTATCGAACACGGCATTCTGCCGGCGCTGACGCTGGTCCTCGTCGGCATCGGCGGCTGGTTCATCTCCATGCGCTCGCTCGTCTCCAACATCATCACCGACGACCATGTCGTTTATGCCGAGCTCGGTGGCGTGCGCTCGAGCAGCATCTTTTCGTATTATGTGGCCCGCAACGCCATGCTGCCGCAGGTCACGGGTCTCGCGCTCAGCCTCGGCAACGTCTTCGGCGGTGCCGTCATCGTCGAATTCGTCTTCAACTATCCCGGCATCGGCAAGCTTCTGATCTCGGGCATCTATTCCGGCGACTACAGCCTGGTACTCGGTGTCACGACCATCGCCATCATTGCCGTCGCTGCGGCCGTCTTCGTGATCGATATCATCTATCCGCTGATCGATCCGCGCGTGAAACTGGGATAA
- a CDS encoding alpha-hydroxy acid oxidase — protein MRLSDCHNFHDFRRLAKQRLPGPIFNYIDGAADDEVTYRRNTSSFETCDLLPSVLRGVSDVDMSVTVMGQKLAMPVYCSPTALQRLFHHEGERAVAHAAGKFGTMFGVSSLGTISLEEARQISNGPQVYQFYFHRDRGLNREMMARAKQAGVQVMMLTVDSITGGNRERDKRTGFAIPFKLNLSGMAQFAVKPAWAINYFTHEKFRLPQLDSHVDMGSGTMSISRYFTEMLDPAMNWDDVADMVKIWGGQFCLKGIMTVEDARRAIDIGCTGIVLSNHGGRQLDGSRSGFDQLAEIVDAVGDRIDVMVDGGIQRGTHVLKALSLGAKAVGVGRYYLFPLAAAGQAGVERALLQMRTEIERGMKLMGAASVSELSAGNLRFRAS, from the coding sequence ATGCGCCTTTCAGATTGCCATAATTTCCACGACTTCCGCCGCCTCGCCAAACAGCGCCTTCCCGGGCCGATCTTCAACTATATCGACGGCGCAGCGGACGACGAGGTGACCTACAGGCGCAACACCTCATCCTTCGAAACCTGCGATCTTCTGCCAAGCGTGCTGCGGGGCGTCAGCGACGTCGATATGTCGGTCACCGTCATGGGCCAGAAGCTCGCGATGCCGGTCTATTGCTCGCCGACGGCGCTGCAGCGGCTCTTCCACCATGAGGGGGAACGCGCGGTGGCACACGCCGCCGGCAAATTCGGCACGATGTTCGGCGTCTCCTCACTCGGCACGATCAGCCTGGAAGAGGCGAGACAAATCAGCAATGGTCCGCAGGTCTACCAGTTCTATTTCCACCGCGATCGCGGCCTCAACCGCGAAATGATGGCGCGGGCGAAGCAGGCGGGCGTGCAGGTGATGATGCTGACCGTCGATAGCATCACCGGCGGCAATCGCGAGCGCGACAAGCGCACCGGATTTGCCATCCCGTTCAAGCTCAACCTGTCGGGCATGGCGCAGTTTGCCGTCAAACCGGCCTGGGCAATCAACTATTTCACCCATGAGAAATTCCGCCTGCCGCAACTCGACAGCCATGTGGACATGGGCAGCGGTACCATGTCGATCAGCCGCTACTTTACCGAGATGCTCGACCCCGCCATGAACTGGGACGATGTCGCCGACATGGTGAAGATCTGGGGCGGGCAATTCTGCCTGAAGGGCATCATGACGGTTGAGGATGCCAGACGCGCCATCGATATCGGCTGCACCGGCATCGTGCTGTCCAATCACGGCGGCCGTCAGCTCGACGGGTCGCGCAGCGGCTTCGACCAGCTGGCGGAAATTGTCGATGCCGTCGGGGACAGGATTGATGTGATGGTCGATGGCGGCATCCAGCGCGGCACCCACGTGCTCAAGGCTCTCTCGCTGGGCGCCAAGGCGGTCGGGGTCGGGCGTTATTATCTCTTCCCGCTTGCAGCCGCCGGCCAAGCCGGGGTCGAACGGGCGCTCCTGCAGATGCGGACAGAAATCGAGCGCGGCATGAAGCTGATGGGCGCCGCTTCCGTCAGCGAGCTGTCGGCCGGCAACCTGCGTTTCCGCGCCTCCTGA
- a CDS encoding ABC transporter ATP-binding protein translates to MQNSLRKAPLTLVENSRDALTIDGLKCYYVNDYFGVRREIRAVDDISLTVRKNEIYGIAGESSSGKTSLIKTLAGAIRPPMRVVGGTVNFNFDGKPIDVYGEPQKMRAARWRHLSYIMQGSMNVLNPVRRVKHAFNDFASRHMGLDQAAFRQRVEAHLARLHLDPHVLEAFPHQLSGGMRQRLTIALATVCEPEFIIADEPTTALDVLVQQDVLALIKEVQTRMQASVIFVTHDMSVHAAITDRLAIMYAGRLAEEGPTQAIFDNPQHPYTAHLIGSLPRIGDTRTRKSLQGKPPALSNPPSGCRFHPRCPIAIDRCSKEVPVMQQSATGGRVACFRAGEYKIQ, encoded by the coding sequence ATGCAGAATTCTTTGAGGAAAGCACCTTTGACCCTCGTCGAAAACTCCCGGGACGCGCTGACGATTGACGGGCTCAAATGCTACTACGTCAACGATTATTTCGGCGTCCGGCGCGAGATCAGGGCCGTCGACGATATCAGCCTGACTGTACGCAAGAACGAAATCTACGGCATTGCCGGAGAATCCTCGAGTGGGAAGACCTCGCTCATCAAGACGCTTGCCGGCGCCATTCGCCCGCCGATGCGGGTCGTCGGCGGCACGGTCAATTTCAATTTCGATGGCAAGCCGATCGATGTCTATGGCGAACCGCAAAAGATGCGGGCTGCGCGCTGGCGACATCTTTCCTACATCATGCAGGGCTCGATGAACGTGCTGAACCCGGTCCGGCGGGTGAAGCACGCTTTCAACGATTTCGCCTCCCGCCACATGGGTCTGGATCAAGCGGCTTTCCGCCAGCGGGTCGAGGCGCATCTTGCCCGCCTGCATCTCGATCCACATGTCCTTGAAGCCTTTCCGCACCAGCTCTCCGGCGGCATGCGCCAGCGGCTGACCATTGCGCTTGCGACCGTCTGCGAACCGGAATTCATCATCGCCGACGAGCCGACGACCGCGCTCGACGTTTTGGTGCAGCAGGATGTTCTGGCATTGATCAAGGAAGTGCAGACACGCATGCAAGCCTCGGTCATCTTTGTGACCCACGATATGTCCGTCCACGCTGCCATCACCGATCGCCTTGCGATCATGTATGCGGGGCGGCTCGCCGAAGAGGGGCCGACGCAGGCTATCTTCGATAATCCGCAACATCCCTATACGGCTCATCTGATCGGCAGCCTGCCGCGCATCGGCGATACGAGGACGCGGAAGAGCCTGCAGGGCAAACCTCCGGCGCTCTCGAACCCGCCGTCAGGATGTCGCTTCCATCCACGGTGTCCGATTGCGATCGACAGGTGCTCGAAGGAGGTTCCTGTCATGCAGCAGAGCGCGACCGGCGGGCGCGTGGCATGTTTCAGGGCAGGGGAGTACAAGATCCAATGA
- a CDS encoding ABC transporter permease, with amino-acid sequence MAFLLRRLAFYLAAFIAAATINFFLPRLMPGDPVRIMFSSAGAELPPESLQALKLTFGFVDGPLWQQYLTYLGSIFTGDLGRSIKYFPLPVTSVLGHALVWTVGLMGTATIISFALGTFLGIVAAWRRGSKFDVIVSIGAIFATSVPAVVTSLIVLFFFGFTLGWFPNGYAADPSLDPAFSFQYIGSVAYHGILPMITLCTVLVGGFTVTMRNNMINLLGEDYIVMARAKGLSDRHVMLWYAARNALLPTVSSLAIAIGTILGGSLVTEVVYNYPGLGNILYQAILARDYPVIQGQLLIMTATMLIANFIVDVSYVLLDPRLKGA; translated from the coding sequence ATGGCCTTTCTGCTTCGCCGCCTCGCCTTTTACCTGGCGGCCTTCATCGCGGCAGCGACGATCAATTTCTTCCTGCCCCGGCTGATGCCGGGCGATCCCGTGCGCATCATGTTTTCGAGTGCGGGCGCCGAACTGCCGCCGGAAAGCCTGCAGGCGCTGAAGCTCACCTTCGGCTTCGTCGACGGGCCGCTCTGGCAGCAGTACCTCACCTATCTCGGCAGCATCTTCACTGGCGATCTCGGCCGGTCGATCAAATATTTCCCGCTGCCGGTCACCTCGGTCCTCGGCCATGCGCTGGTGTGGACTGTCGGCCTGATGGGCACGGCGACGATCATCAGTTTCGCGCTCGGTACTTTCCTCGGCATCGTCGCAGCCTGGCGGCGCGGCAGCAAATTCGACGTTATTGTCTCGATCGGCGCGATCTTTGCGACATCGGTACCGGCCGTCGTCACCTCGCTGATCGTGCTGTTCTTCTTCGGCTTCACGCTCGGCTGGTTCCCGAACGGTTATGCGGCCGATCCCTCGCTCGATCCTGCCTTCAGCTTTCAATATATCGGTAGCGTCGCCTATCACGGCATCCTGCCGATGATCACTCTCTGCACCGTGCTGGTCGGCGGCTTCACCGTGACCATGCGCAACAACATGATCAACCTGCTCGGCGAGGACTATATCGTCATGGCCCGCGCCAAGGGCCTTTCCGACCGGCATGTGATGCTCTGGTATGCGGCGCGTAACGCGCTGCTGCCGACCGTTTCCAGCCTCGCGATCGCTATCGGCACTATCCTCGGCGGCTCGCTGGTCACCGAGGTCGTCTATAACTATCCGGGCCTCGGCAACATTCTCTACCAGGCGATCCTCGCCCGCGATTATCCCGTCATCCAGGGCCAGCTTCTCATCATGACCGCGACCATGCTGATCGCCAATTTCATCGTCGATGTCAGCTACGTGCTGCTCGATCCGCGACTGAAGGGAGCGTGA
- a CDS encoding spermidine synthase — MLPWIQLDSATIPGEGGELRLKQRGTEFSIMLGTNELMNSRLSGSEEALATLSFERIKSHQKPKILIGGLGMGFTLRAALAVVPTDASVVVAELIPEVVAWARGPMAEVFKGCLDDPRVSIHHGDVGEAIRTGKTGYDAILLDVDNGPDGLTRKSNDRLYDYAGLKSAREALRPGGVLAVWSSGPDASFTRRLKDSGFAVDAVNTRANGKRGGARHIIWLAVKPGR; from the coding sequence ATGCTTCCCTGGATCCAGCTCGATTCCGCGACCATTCCCGGCGAAGGCGGTGAATTGCGGCTAAAACAGCGCGGCACCGAATTTTCCATCATGCTTGGCACCAACGAACTGATGAACAGCCGCCTCAGCGGTTCGGAAGAAGCGCTTGCCACCCTTTCTTTCGAGCGGATCAAATCGCATCAGAAGCCAAAGATCCTGATCGGCGGCCTCGGCATGGGTTTTACCCTGCGGGCCGCTCTTGCGGTGGTGCCGACAGATGCCAGTGTCGTCGTCGCCGAACTGATCCCGGAAGTCGTTGCCTGGGCACGCGGCCCGATGGCAGAAGTCTTCAAAGGCTGTCTCGACGATCCGCGCGTGTCGATCCACCACGGCGATGTCGGTGAGGCAATCCGCACTGGAAAGACCGGCTATGACGCGATCCTTCTCGACGTCGATAACGGGCCTGACGGCCTGACCCGCAAGTCCAATGACCGACTCTATGACTATGCCGGTCTGAAATCGGCCCGCGAGGCACTGCGCCCCGGCGGCGTGCTGGCCGTCTGGTCCTCCGGGCCGGATGCCTCCTTCACGCGGCGGCTGAAGGACAGCGGCTTTGCCGTCGACGCGGTCAATACGCGGGCCAACGGCAAGCGCGGCGGAGCGCGCCACATCATCTGGCTGGCAGTCAAGCCTGGTCGCTGA
- a CDS encoding ABC transporter permease has protein sequence MFKILRDLLRYNKEFLFGTILILIIVGLIVSSFFSPYDETAIYVVIPDMPPSAEFWFGTTSRGQDVFWQIGASLRNTLLFGIIVAVVSRLIALVVGLVSGYIGGRTDQIIMGINDTLGALPNIPILLLLVFVLRDQMTWSMLAVVAALLGWTHDSRLIRSVALSLRQREFTRHAVFSGMRTSQILVREHLPYVMPIVFFTTMNNLIWAIGLEVTLSILGFSDINRPTIGGMIYWANAHSAMVAGIWWWVAFPMLFVVILFLGLFMLAMSVNEYIDPRSRLARMGA, from the coding sequence ATGTTCAAGATCCTCAGAGACCTGCTCCGCTACAACAAGGAATTCCTGTTCGGGACGATCCTGATCCTGATCATTGTCGGGTTGATCGTCTCCTCTTTCTTCTCCCCCTACGACGAGACCGCCATCTATGTCGTGATCCCCGATATGCCACCATCGGCCGAGTTTTGGTTCGGTACGACGTCGCGTGGTCAGGACGTCTTCTGGCAGATCGGCGCGTCTCTGCGCAACACGTTGCTCTTCGGCATCATCGTCGCCGTCGTCAGCCGCCTCATCGCGCTCGTCGTCGGCCTCGTTTCTGGCTATATCGGCGGCCGCACCGACCAGATCATCATGGGCATCAACGATACGCTGGGCGCACTGCCGAACATCCCGATCCTGCTTCTTCTGGTCTTTGTCCTGCGTGACCAGATGACATGGTCGATGCTGGCGGTCGTCGCAGCCCTGCTCGGCTGGACGCATGACAGCCGGCTCATCCGTTCCGTCGCGCTATCGCTACGGCAACGGGAATTTACCCGGCATGCCGTCTTTTCGGGCATGCGCACGTCGCAAATCCTCGTTCGCGAACATCTTCCCTATGTCATGCCGATCGTCTTCTTCACGACGATGAACAATCTCATCTGGGCGATCGGCCTGGAAGTGACGCTCTCCATTCTCGGTTTTTCCGACATCAACCGGCCGACGATCGGTGGCATGATCTACTGGGCCAATGCGCATTCGGCCATGGTTGCCGGCATCTGGTGGTGGGTGGCCTTCCCGATGCTGTTCGTGGTCATCCTCTTCCTCGGCCTCTTCATGCTCGCCATGTCGGTCAATGAATATATCGATCCGCGCTCGCGCCTGGCTCGGATGGGAGCCTGA
- a CDS encoding ABC transporter ATP-binding protein yields MSDAILVLDKVTKTFGHGASTVHAARAISFSLHAGRALALVGESGSGKTTCARMAMREHSPTTGQILYKGRPIEGAKADEIARYRRSVQMIFQDPFASLNPAHTIAHHLQRPLKLHRPDIRGKQIEATVRELLERVKLDPDIVAPKYPHELSGGQRQRVNIARALAAQPEVIVADEPTSMLDVSVRLGVLNLLNEMKKEMNLGLLYITHDIATARYVAEDIAVMYSGQIVEWGNTAKVIDNPLHPYTRLLLSAVPDPDVRFDDPRTRLQPQEVDDIRRRSAAPQEQVVEHEPDHFVRLV; encoded by the coding sequence ATGAGCGATGCGATCCTCGTCCTCGACAAGGTAACCAAGACCTTCGGTCACGGCGCTTCCACGGTTCACGCTGCCCGTGCCATCTCCTTTTCGCTGCATGCCGGCCGCGCGCTGGCGCTGGTCGGCGAATCCGGCAGCGGCAAGACCACCTGCGCGCGCATGGCAATGCGCGAGCATTCGCCGACCACAGGACAGATCCTCTATAAGGGCCGACCCATCGAAGGCGCCAAGGCGGACGAGATCGCCCGCTACCGCCGCTCCGTGCAGATGATCTTCCAGGACCCCTTCGCCTCGCTCAATCCGGCGCACACGATTGCCCATCATCTGCAGCGGCCGCTGAAACTACACCGGCCGGATATCCGCGGAAAGCAGATCGAGGCAACGGTGCGCGAATTGCTCGAGCGCGTGAAGCTCGATCCCGATATCGTCGCGCCGAAATATCCGCACGAGCTTTCGGGTGGCCAGCGCCAGCGCGTCAATATCGCCCGTGCTCTTGCGGCCCAGCCGGAGGTGATCGTTGCCGACGAACCGACCTCCATGCTCGATGTCTCGGTGCGCCTCGGTGTTCTCAATCTTCTGAACGAGATGAAGAAGGAGATGAACCTCGGCCTGCTCTATATTACCCACGATATCGCCACCGCCCGCTATGTGGCGGAGGATATCGCCGTGATGTATTCCGGCCAGATCGTCGAATGGGGCAATACAGCCAAGGTGATCGACAATCCGCTGCATCCCTATACCCGTCTTCTGCTCTCGGCTGTCCCCGATCCAGATGTGCGCTTCGACGATCCGCGCACACGTCTGCAGCCACAGGAAGTGGACGATATTCGCCGCCGTTCCGCCGCACCGCAGGAGCAGGTGGTAGAGCACGAACCGGACCATTTCGTGCGTTTGGTCTGA
- a CDS encoding ABC transporter ATP-binding protein: MNQPLLSVKNLTIDYIGEEKDFRAVDNVSFDVAPGEVFGLAGESGCGKSTIAFAISRLHKPPALIRKDSQILLAGRDVLDLDPKALAAFRWREVAMVFQSAMNSLNPVLRIEDQFYDVLRTHKGMTKTQARERTAEMLQLVDIAPDRMRNYPHQFSGGMRQRIVIAICMALDPKLVVMDEPTTALDVVVQREILQRINELRKQFGFSVLFITHDLGLMVQFCDRIGIMLQGKLVEQNGAEAIYKTPQHEYTRKLWASFPSLHGGVLL, encoded by the coding sequence GTGAACCAGCCGCTGCTATCGGTTAAAAACCTCACGATCGACTATATCGGCGAGGAAAAGGACTTCCGCGCCGTCGACAATGTGAGTTTTGATGTCGCCCCCGGCGAGGTCTTCGGTCTGGCCGGCGAATCCGGCTGTGGCAAGAGCACGATCGCCTTTGCCATCAGCCGCCTGCACAAGCCGCCAGCGCTGATCCGCAAAGACAGCCAGATCCTGCTTGCCGGTCGCGACGTGCTGGACCTCGACCCGAAGGCGCTCGCCGCCTTCCGCTGGCGCGAAGTCGCCATGGTTTTCCAGAGCGCCATGAACTCGCTGAACCCGGTGCTGCGCATCGAGGACCAGTTTTATGATGTCCTTCGCACTCACAAGGGCATGACGAAGACGCAGGCGCGCGAGCGCACGGCTGAGATGCTGCAGCTCGTCGATATCGCGCCGGATCGCATGCGCAACTATCCGCATCAGTTTTCCGGTGGCATGCGCCAGCGCATCGTCATCGCCATCTGTATGGCGCTCGATCCGAAGCTCGTCGTCATGGACGAGCCGACGACCGCGCTCGACGTGGTTGTGCAGCGGGAAATCTTGCAGCGCATCAACGAGCTGCGCAAGCAATTCGGCTTCTCCGTGCTTTTCATCACCCACGATCTCGGCCTGATGGTGCAGTTCTGCGACCGCATCGGCATCATGCTGCAGGGCAAGCTCGTCGAGCAGAACGGTGCCGAAGCGATCTACAAGACTCCGCAACACGAATACACCCGAAAACTCTGGGCCTCCTTCCCCTCGCTTCATGGAGGCGTGCTGCTATGA